A portion of the Macaca mulatta isolate MMU2019108-1 chromosome 2, T2T-MMU8v2.0, whole genome shotgun sequence genome contains these proteins:
- the GPR62 gene encoding G-protein coupled receptor 62 — protein sequence MANSTGLNASEVAGSVGLILAAVVEVGALLGNGALLVVVLRTPGLRDALYLAHLCVVDLLAAASIMPLGLLAAPPPGLGRVRLGPAPCRAARFLSAALLPACTLGVAALGLARYRLIVHPLRPGSRPPPVLVLTAVWAAAGLLGALSLLGPPPAPPPAPARCSVLAGGLGPFRPLWALLAFALPALLLLGAYGGIFVVARRAALRPPRPARGSRLRSDSLDSRLSILPPLRPRLPGGKAALAPALAVGQFAACWLPYGCACLAPAARAAEAEAAVTWVAYSAFAAHPFLYGLLQRPVRLALGRLSRRALPGPLRACTPQAWHPRALLQCLQRPPEGPAVGPSEAPEQTPQLAGGRSPSIPGAT from the coding sequence ATGGCCAACTCCACAGGGCTGAATGCCTCAGAAGTCGCAGGCTCGGTGGGGTTGATCCTGGCAGCTGTCGTGGAGGTGGGGGCACTGCTAGGCAACGGCGCGCTGCTGGTAGTGGTGCTGCGCACGCCAGGACTGCGCGACGCGCTCTACCTGGCGCACCTGTGCGTTGTGGACCTGCTGGCGGCCGCGTCCATCATGCCACTGGGCCTGCTGGCCGCACCGCCGCCCGGGCTGGGCCGCGTGCGCCTGGGCCCCGCGCCGTGCCGCGCCGCTCGCTTTCTCTCCGCCGCTCTGCTGCCGGCCTGCACGCTCGGGGTGGCCGCACTTGGTCTGGCACGCTACCGCCTCATAGTGCACCCGCTGCGGCCAGGCTCTCGGCCACCGCCTGTGCTCGTGCTCACCGCCGTGTGGGCCGCGGCTGGGCTACTGGGCGCGCTCTCCTTGCTCGGGCCGCCGCCCGCACCGCCCCCTGCTCCAGCTCGCTGCTCGGTCCTGGCTGGGGGCCTCGGGCCCTTCCGGCCGCTCTGGGCCCTGCTGGCCTTCGCACTGCCCGCCCTCCTGCTGCTCGGCGCCTACGGCGGCATCTTCGTGGTGGCGCGTCGCGCTGCCCTGAGGCCCCCACGGCCGGCGCGCGGGTCCCGACTCCGCTCGGACTCTCTGGATAGCCGCCTTTCCATCTTGCCGCCCCTCCGGCCTCGCCTGCCCGGGGGCAAGGCGGCCCTGGCCCCAGCGCTAGCCGTGGGCCAATTTGCAGCCTGCTGGCTGCCTTATGGCTGCGCGTGCCTGGCGCCCGCAGCGCGGGCCGCGGAAGCCGAGGCGGCTGTCACCTGGGTCGCCTACTCGGCCTTCGCGGCTCACCCCTTCCTGTATGGGCTGCTGCAGCGCCCCGTGCGCTTGGCACTGGGCCGCCTCTCTCGCCGTGCACTGCCTGGACCTCTGCGGGCCTGCACTCCGCAAGCCTGGCACCCGCGGGCACTCTTGCAATGCCTCCAGAGACCCCCAGAGGGCCCTGCCGTAGGCCCTTCTGAGGCTCCAGAACAGACCCCCCAGTTGGCAGGAGGGCGGAGCCCCAGCATACCAGGGGCCACCTGA